GCTGGTGCCGGACACGGTCTGCTCGGCGCTGTGCTGGAGGTCGCCGAGACCGGGGACACCGTGCTGACCGGCTCGTTGTCCGTCGACTCCCACCCCTGGCTGGTCGATCACACCGTGCTCGGCTCGGTGATGTTCCCGGGCGCGGGCTTCGTGGAGATGGTGCTCAGGGCGGCGGACGAGGCCGACTGCGGGCGCGTCGAGGAACTGACCCTGCACACACCGCTGGTGTTCGAGGGCCATGAGCGGGTCGACGTCCAGGTGGCCGTGGGAGGCGACCGCGCCGGGCGTCGTGAGGTGACGGTGCACTCGCACGCGGCAGGCAGCTCGACGGCATGGGTGCTGCACGCGACCGCCACCGTGGCCCGCGAACCCGTCCCGGCACCCCCGGGCTGGGAGGCATGGCCACCCCCGGGCGCCGTCGAGGCGGACCTGGGCGACTTCTACGACGCCCTCGCGGCGGACGGCCTCCGGTACGGGCCGATGTTCCAGGGCGTGCGACGGGTGTGGCGCGACGGAGAGGTGCGCTACGCGGAGATCGCCCTGCCGGAAGGGGCCACCCCCGAGGGCTTCGTACTCCATCCCGTCCTGCTGGACGCGGCATTGCAGGTGATGGCGCACGGCAGTCTGGCGGAGGGCGAGACGTTCCTGCCGTTCACCTGGTCGGACATCTCGGTCTCCGCCTCCGGCGCCCGCGCGCTGCGGATGCGGATGGAGCCCCGGGGCGACAGCGGTGTGTCGTTGCTGGCCACCGACTCCCTGGGCGTCCAGGTGCTGGCCATCGGCGAGGTCGTCACCATGAAGCTCCCCGCCGGCAGGCCGATGTCCACCCACCGCGGATCGACCGCGAAGCTGCTGCGCGTCGACTGGGTACCGGCGCCCGCGGACACCCGGGTACTGATGCCCGTGGACACCTCGCCCCCGCCGAGGACGGCCGTCCTTCCGGGGTGGCCGGAGCCCATGGAGCCCGCCCCGTCCCCCTTCGACGGCCTCGACGCCCACCCGTACACCGGACTGGACACGCTGGCGGCCGCGATGGGCACCGGCACCGCGCCCGATGTCGTTCTGCTGCCTCTCGTGCCGCGGTCCGGCGACGCGGTGGCCGACGGGTACGAGCTCACCGGACATGCCATGGCCGCCATCCAGTCGTGGCTGTCCGACGACACATTCGCCGACGCCACGCTCGCGTTCGTGACCAGGGGGGCGTTCCCGGCCGGTCAGCGCCGGGGACCCGATCCGGCCGCGGCCGCCGCCGCGGGGTTCATCCGTTCGGCGCAGAGCGAGCACCCGGGGCGCTTCCTGGTCATCGACCTCGATCCCGACGCCGATCCGCCGCTGCTGCCGCCCGCTGCCGTCATTCCCGGTGACGAACCCGTCGTCGCCGTGCGGGGCGACGGGCTGTTCGTGCCCCGCCTCGCGGAGCACGCCCCCCTTCCCGCCCTCACCGTGCCCGCGGACACCGAGGCGTGGAGCGTGGACCTGGACTCCGCGGACACCCTGGACGACCTGGGCATCGTGCCCGCGCCCGACGCGCTGGCACCGCTGACGGAGGGCCAGGTCCGGCTGTCCGTACGCGCGATGGGCGTCAACTTCCGGGAAGTCCTGGTCGCCCTCGATGTGGTGCCCGGTGGGGACCGGCCCGCGGGCGGCGAGGCGGCCGGTGTGGTCACCGAGGTCGGTCCTGGCGTCACCGGCTTCTCGGTCGGCGACCGGGTGATGGGGCTGGTCACCGGCGCCTACGCCGGGCCGGTCGCCGTGGCCGACCACCGCACGCTGGTGCCGCTGCCCACCGGCTGGACGTACGCCCAGGGAGCGGCGGCGCCGGTCGCCTTCCTCACCGCCTACTACGGGCTGACCGACCTCGGGGGCGTCCGGCCCGGTGACCGGGTACTGATCCACGCGGCGGCCGGCGGCGTCGGCATGGCCGCGGTGCGGATCGCACGGCACCTGGGGGCCGAGGTGTTCGCCACGGCCGGCCCGGCGAAGTGGTCCGAGGTGCGGGCCGCCGGGGTCAGCGCCTCCCACCTGGCGTCCTCGCGGACCACCCGGTTCGAGCACGCCTTCCGGGAGGTGCTCGGAGAGCACCGGATCGATGTCGTACTGAACTCGCTGACCGGCGAGTTCGTCGACGCCTCCCTGCGGCTGACCGCCGAGGGAGGCCGGTTCCTGGAGATGGGCAAGACCGACATCCGCGACGCCGACGAGATCGGCCTGCACCACCCCTCGGTGCGCTACCGGGCGTTCGACCTGGTCCTCGACGCCGGTGCCGACCGGATCCAGGCGATGCTGGCCGAACTGGCCGCCCTGATCGGGCAGGGCGCGCTGACCCCGCTGCCGGTCCGCGCGTGGGACGTCCGCCGCGCCGCGGAGGCGCTGCGGTACGTCAGCCAGGCGCGCCACGTCGGCAAGGTCGTCCTCACCGTGCCCCGGCCGTGGGATCCGGCGGGGACGGTGCTGCTTACCGGCGCGAGCGGCACGCTGGGCGGCGTTCTCGCCCGGCACCTGGTCGCCGAGCGCGGGGTCCGCCATCTGCTGCTGCTCAGCCGCCGGGGGAAGGAGGCGGAGACAGCCGCCGCGCTGGAGGCGGAGCTCACCGCCCTCGGCGCGTCCTCGGTGACCTTCGCGGCCTGCGACGTCGCCGACCGGGAGGCGGTGCGCGGCGTCCTGGCCGCGATACCGCCGCGGCGCCCCCTCACCGCCGTCGTGCACGCCGCCGGTGCCCTCAGCGACGGTCTGGTCGGCTCGCTCGGCCGGCCGGACGTCGACGCGGTGTTCCGCCCCAAGGCCGACGGCGCCGCGGTACTCGACGAGCTGACCCGGCCGCACGACCTCGCGGGCTTTGTGATGTTCTCCTCGGCGGCGGGCGTCACCGGAAACGCCGGCCAGGCGAACTACGCCGCCGCCAACGCGTTCCTCGACGCACTGGCCGAACACAGGGCCGCCGAGGGCCTGCCCGCGCAGTCGCTGGCCTGGGGACTCTGGGCGGACACCAGCGATCTGACCGCGACGCTCAGCGAGACCGGCCGGGCGAGAATCGCCCGCTCCGGTGTGCGCGCGCTGTCCGCCGCGGCCGCGCTTGACCTGTTCGACCAGGCAGTCTCCCGCGACGAGGCCCTGCTGCTGCCCATCGACGTCGACCCGTCCGGCGAGGCGGAACCGCCGCCGCTGTGGCGCAACCTGGTGCGCCGCCGGGTCCGCCGGGTGGTCGCCGCGACACCCGTCGCCGAGACCTCGACCGCCGGCCTGCTGGCCGATGTTCCCGCGGCCGAACGGGTGCAGGTGCTGACGGACCTGGTGCGCGCGCACACGGCCGCCGTTCTCGGGCACGACGCCGACCGGGTGGACCCGCTGCGGGCGTTCGGCGAGATCGGCTTCGACTCGCTCAGCGCGGTCGAACTGCGCAACCGCCTCAACGCGGCCACGGGGCTCCGGCTGCCCGCCACGACGGTGTTCAGCAACCCCAACCCCCAGGCGCTGGCCCGGAAGCTGGCCGCCGAACTGTTTCCCGAGGCCGACGCGCCTGGGACCGACGCGCCTCAGGCCGACGTGGCTTGGGAGCAGGCCGGGGAGGAGCGAATGCGCGACGGGGCGCTGACCGACGTGGACATCGACGGCCTCGGCGTGGAGGAGCTGATGTCCCTCGCGCTCGGCACGGCCGAACCGCACACCTCCGAAGGTTGACTTCCTCTCCCTCCTGAAGGAGGGGGATTCCTACGGCTCGCGCTGTGGGGTTTCTGCTTCATCGCCGACTGCGCCATCCGGGAGGACTCCCGTTGAGGTCTTACATCAGCTCCACAGACAGACACCGCCAGCCCGGCGGCCAGAAGGTTCTTCGCGGCGTTCACATCACGGTCGTGGACCATTCCACAGTCGCACGTCCAGGTGCGGCCGTTGAGCGGCAGCTTCCCGGCGAGGGTGCCGGTGCCGCAGTGGGAGCACAGCTTGGAGGAGGGGAAGAAGCGGTCAACCGCGATCGTTTGATTCTCGCGCACGAGTCGAGTGGTCAGCTTGTGCAGGTGGTCGCGCCGACGGTCGGTGATCCTGGCGTGGATCCTGGCGACCTTGCGGCGGGCCTTGGCCCGGTTCGCGCCGTCGCCCCGGGCCTTCTTCGCCAGGCGCCGCTGCGCGAGCGCCAGACGCCGGTGGTCGCGGCGCTCGTGCCGGGGGTTGGCGACCTTCTCCCCGGTGGACAGGGCGAGCAGGTGACTGAGGCCGACGTCGATACCGACCGCGTTCTCATTGGCCGGCAGTGGCTGGACGAGCGGGTCCTCGACGAGGAGGGACACAAACCAGCGTCCGGCCGGGTCCTGCGACACCGTCACCGTGGACGGCTTCGCGCTCTCCGGCAGGGGGCGGGACCACACGATGTCCAACGGTTCCGTCATCTTGGCGAGGGTCAGCTTCCCGTCGCGGAAGCGAAACGCGCTGGTGGTGTACTCCCCGCTCTTGCGGGAGTTCTCCCGCGACGTGAACCGCGGGTACTTCGCCCGCTTGCCGAACAAGTTCGTGAACGCGACTTGCAGGTGCCGCAGCGCCTGCTGGAGGGGAACCGACGACACCTCGTTGAGGTAGGCCAGCTCTTTGGTCTTCTTCCACTGTGTCAGCAGAGCCGATGTCTGGTTGTAGTTGACCCGCTCCTGTCGCGCCCATGCCTCCGTACGGGCCGCGAGGGCCATGTTGTAGACCTTCCGCACGCACCCGAACGTGCGCGACAGCTCGGCCGCCTGCGCATTGGTCGGAGAGAAGCGGTACCGATAGGCCCGCTTCACGTATGTGGTCATGGCTCACAAACCAGCGCATCAGCTTGCGACTTCCTGCGGGTTCAAGTGGGCGGACGCCGACCCGCCCTGACGGCGAACCAGCTTTCCCTGCCCTGCGCCGCAGGAGTCCGTTTCCTCCCTGGCCTGAAGGCCGGGGTATCCACGGAGGAATCACGATGACCGTCTCACCCGACCGCCTCGTCGACGCGCTGCGCTCATCGGTCAAGGAGGCCGAGCGACTGCGGGAGCACAACCGGGCCCTGACCGAAGCGGCCACGGAGCCGATCGCCGTGGTGGCGATGGCCTGCCGGCTGCCCGGCGGCGCCGACTCGCCGGAGAAGCTGTGGCAGCTGGTCGACTCCGGTGCGGACGTGCTCACGCCCCTGCCCCGGGACCGGAACTGGGACCTGGAATCCCTCAGCCCCTTCGTCACGGACGCCTACTTCGTCGACGACGTGGGCGGATTCGACGCGAACCTCTTCGGCATCTCCCCCCGCGAGGCGGCCGCGATGGACCCTCAGCAGCGGCTGCTGCTGGAGGCCGCCTGGGAGGTGTTCGAACGCGCCGGGTTCGCGCCCGACGCGCTGCGGGACAGCGGCACGGGCGTATTCGTCGGCGCGGGACCGGGCGACTATCTGATCCGCCTCCTGGACAACCCGGACGCCGCGGAGGGCTATGTCGCCACCGGTACCGCGCCGAGCGTCACCTCCGGACGGATCGCCTACACTTTCGGCCTGCTCGGGCCCGCCGTCACCGTCGACACCGCCTGCTCCTCCGGGCTGGTCGCCCTGCACCTGGCCACCCAGGCGCTGCGTAAAGGCGACTGCTCGAAGGCGCTGGTCGCCGGGGTCTCGGTGATGTCCGCGCCATACGGCTTCGTCGAAATCGCCAAGCAGGGCGGCCTGGCCGCCGACGGACGCTGCAAGGCGTTCGCCGACGCCGCCGACGGCACCAACTTCGGTGAGGGCGTCGCCGCGGTGCTCGTTGAGCGGCTGTCCGACGCCCGGCGGCTCGGACATCCGGTACTCGCCGTGGTGCGCGGGTCCGCGATCAACCAGGACGGCGCCTCCAACGGGCTGTCCGCGCCCAACGGCGCCGCGCAGGAGGAGGTGATCCGGCAGGCACTCGCCGACGCGGGGATCCGCGCCGACGAGGTCGACGCCGTCGAGGCGCACGGCACCGGCACAACCCTGGGCGACCCGATCGAGGCGGACGCCCTGCTGGCCACCTACGGCCGGAACCGCGAGCACCCCCTGTGGCTGGGCTCGGTGAAGTCCAACGTCGGGCACACCCAGTCGGCCGCCGGCCTGGTCGGCCTGATCAAAATGGTGCAGGCGCTGCGTGCGGGCCGGCTGCCGAAGACCCTGCATGCCGACCGGCCGTCCCGGCACGTCGACTGGTCCACCGGACCGGTGCGCCTGCTGCGCGAGGCCCGGCCGTGGCCCGCCGCCGACCGCCCGCGCCGGGCCGGTATCTCCTCGTTCGGGATCAGCGGGACCAACGCGCACGTCATCGTCGAGAGCGTTCCCGTGCCCGAGGAGCGGCCCCGCACCGAGCTCTCCGGCCCGGTGCCGCTCATCCTGTCCGGCCGGACCGACAGCGCCCTGCGGGCCCAGGCGGCCCGGCTGCGCGCGCATCTGCTGGAGCGCGAGGAGCCGCTCGCCGATGTCGCGTTCACGCTGGCGACCACGCGCGCGCGGTTTCCGCACCGGGCCGTGCTGCCAGTGCTCGACCGGGCCGAGGCCCTCGAGTCGCTGCACGCCGTGGCCCTGGGAGAGCGGGCGCTCGGAACCGGCCGGCCGCCCCGCCGGGAGCGGGTCGCTTTCGTCTTCCCCGGACACGGCTCCCAGTGGACCGCGATGGGCGCGCGGCTGTGGGACGAGTCACCGGTGTTCGCCGAGGCCATGCGGGAGTGTGAGAAGGCGCTGTCCGCATACGTCGACTGGCCCCTGCGGGAGGCGCTGTCCGACGAGCGGGCGCTGGCCCGGGCCGAGGTCGTACAGCCGGCGCTGTGGGCGGTCATGGTCTCGCTCGCCGCGCTGTGGCGCTCGTTCGGTGTCGAGCCCGCCGCGGTGATCGGCCATTCCCAGGGCGAGATCGCCGCCGCCTGTGTCAGCGGTGGTCTGTCCCTTGAGGACGGCGCCCGTGTCGTGGCGCTGCGCAGCCGTCTCATCCACGAGCGGCTGTCCGGGCGCGGGGCGATGATGACGGTGATGGCCTCGCCGGACCGCGTGCGCGAACTGCTGGCGGACGACGGGACGGACGCCGTGTCCATCGCGGCCGTCAACGGCCCGCAGAACGTGACCATCTCCGGTGACCCGGCGGCGCTGGACGCCGTCGAGCGCCGGCTGTCCGCCGCCGGGATCATGCGCTGGCGGCTCGCCGGGGTGGACTTCGCCGCCCACTCACCCCATGTCGACGGGATCGAGGCCGATCTGCTGGAGGCGCTGGCTCCGGTCCGGCCCCGCCCGGGGAAGGTGCCGTTCTACTCCACGGTGACCACCTCCCGCCTGGACACGGAGGAGCTGGACGCCGGGTACTGGTGCCGCAACCTGCGGCGGACGGTGAACTTCGCCGACACGGTGGACGTCCTCGTGGCGGACGGACACGGGCTCATGGTCGAGGTCAGCCCGCACCCGGTACTCGCGCACATCACCGCCGCGGGCCCGGTGCTGGACACCCTGCGCCGCGACGACGGCGGACTGCACCGGATGCTGGCCTCGCTGGCCGCCGCCGACCTGCACGGCCTGCCGGTGGACTGGACAGCGGCGCTGCCCGGGGCCCGCGCCGTGGACCTGCCGACGTACGCGTTCCAGCGCGAGCGCTACTGGGTGGCCCCCGCGGAGCGGACGACCGGGGACCCCGCACCGGCGGCGAGCCCCCTCGACCGGTTGCGCTACCGGACCGACTGGACCCCGCTGCGGCTGTCCGCCGATCCGGTGCTGGCCGGCACCTGGCTGGTCGTCACGGACCGGGCCGACGCCTGGTCCGACAGCGTCCTCGACGCGCTGCGGCGGTACGGCGCCGAGGTGGCCGTCCGGGCACCGGGCGAACTCGACCTCGCCGCCCTCCCCGAGCCGGCCGGTGTCCTGGCGCTGCTGGCCCACGACGAGGACCCCGAGCCGGACCACCCCGCCGTCCCCGGGGGCTTCGCCCGGACCGTGCGGCTGGTGCGGCAGTTGGGCACGGCGGGCGTCGAAGCGCCGCTGTGGTGTGTGACCAGGGACGCGGCACGATCCCCGGCGCAGGCGATGACCTGGGGATTCGGAAGGGTGGCCGGGTTCGAGCGGCCGCGCGCGTGGGGCGGTCTCATCGACCTGCCGCAGCCGTTGGACGACACCGGCCAACGCCGGATCGCCGCCGTGCTGCTGGGCGACAGCCACGAGGACCAGGTCCGCATCGACCGCGACGGAGCGTTCGGACGGCGGATCGTGCGCGCCCCCGCGCCCCCGGAGGGCGGAGGAGACTGGCAGGTCCGCTCCACTGCCCTGGTGACCGGTGGCACCGGCGGACTCGGCAGCCATGTCGTGCGCTGGCTGGCGGCCGAGGGCGCGGAGCACGTGATCGTGGTGAACAGGCGCGGCACGGACGCTCCCGGCGCGCGCGAACTGGCCGCGGACCTCGCCGGCTCGGGGACGCGACTCAGCATCGTCCCCTGCGACCTGTCGGACCGCGCCGCCCTCGCCCGGGTGATCGACTCCATCGACCCGGCGGCACCTCTGCGCACCGTGGTGCACACCGCCGCCGTACTGGACGACGCCGCGATCGACGCCCTGACCATGGAGCAGTTCGACCGGGTCTTCGCGGTCAAGGCACGGGGCGCGGCCCATCTGCACGAGCTCACCCGTGACCTGGACCTCGACGCGTTCGTGCTGTTCTCCTCGCTCGCCGGCACGGTCGGCGCCGCGGGTCAGGGCACCTACGCACCGGCCAACGCCTACCTGGACGCGCTGGCCGAACAGCGGCGTGCCGAGGGGCTGCCGGCCACGTCGATCGGCTGGGGGGTGTGGGCCGGGGACGGGATGGGCGACGGCCCCCTCGGGGAGGCCGCGCGACGGCACGGAGTACCGGGAATGTCCCCGCGGGACGCGACAGCGGCGATGCGGACGGCGGTGGAACACGGCGACACCGCGATCGTGCTCGCCGACATCGAGTGGGACCGCTATCACACGGCGGTCACCGCGTCCCGGCCGAACCCGGCGCTCTCGCAGATCCCCGAGGTCAGGTCGCTGCTCACCACCGAGACCGCTCCGGCGGAGGCCACCGATCCGCTCGCGGTCGTACGCGCCCAGACCGCGGCGGTCCTCGGCTACGCCTCCGGGGCCCAGGTCGAGCCGTACCGGCCGTTCAACGAACTGGGATTCGACTCGGTGACCGCCGTCGAGTTCCGCAACCGCCTCAACGCCGTGACGGGGCTGTCCCTGGTGACCACTGTGGTCTACGACCACCCGACGCCCGCCGCGCTCGCCGACCACGTGCGCGGCGAGCTCGGCGGCGGCAGCCCGGACGGGACCCCGGCGCACCCGGTGGCCGGCCCGGACCTCACCACCGACCCCGTCGTCATCGTCGGAATGGCCTGCCGCCTCCCCGGCGGCGTCACCTCGCCCGACGAGCTGTGGGACCTGCTCGCCGAGGAGCGCACCACGGTGGGGCCCCCGCCGCCCGAGCGGGGGTGGGACCTCGCCGCCCTGCCCGCGGACTGTGTGACCACGGCCTCCTACCTGGACGACATCGCGGCCTTCGACGCGGAGTTCTTCGGGATCTCGCCCAGGGAGGCCATGGCCATGGACCCGCAGCAGCGGCTGGTCCTGGAGACCTCGTGGGAGGCGCTCGAGCACGGCGGCATCGCGCCCGGCAGCCTGGCCGGCAGCCGCACCGGTGTGTTCCTCGGCAGCACCGGCCAGGACTACTACGCGCTCCTGACCGGGGCCGCGGCCGACAGCGCCGCCGGACACGCGGGCACGGGCAGCGCGGGCTCGGTGCTCTCCGGCCGGGTCGCGTACGCGCTCGGACTCGAGGGACCCGCCGTCACCGTCGACACGGCGTGCTCCTCCGGTCTTGTCGCCCTGCACCTGGCCGCGCAGTCCCTGCGGAACGGCGAGTGCGCCACGGCGCTCGTGGGAGGGGTGACGGTCATGACCACCCCCACGGGCCTCGTCGAGTTCTCCCGCCAGGGCGGGCTGGCCCCCGACGGGCTGTGCAAGGCGTTCTCCGACTCCGCCGACGGCACCGGATTCGCCGAGGGCGCGGGCATGCTCGTGCTCCAGCGGCTGTCCGACGCCCGTGCCGCGGGTCGCCGCGTATGGGCCGTGGTGCGTGGTTCGGCGATCAATCAGGACGGCCTGTCCAACGGCCTTTCGGCGCCCAACGGCCGTGCCCAGCGGGAGGTCATCCGCCAGGCCCTGGCGAACGCGCGCCTGTCCGCTGGGGCCGTCGACGTGGTCGAGGCGCACGGCACCGGGACACCACTCGGCGACCCGATCGAGGCCCACGCCCTGCTGGCGGCCTACGGGCAGGACCGGGCACGGCCGCTGCTCATCGGGACACTGAAGTCCAACATCGGCCACACCCAGGCCGCCGCCGGTGTCGCGGGCGTGATCAAGACGGCGCTGGCCCTGCACCACGGCACGGTGCCCGCGACCCTGCACGCCGGCACGGCGTCGTCCCATGTGGACTGGACGGCGGGCAGCGTCGAGCTGGCCCGCGACAGGACCCCGTGGCCCGACACCGGCGCACCGCGCCGGGCCGGGGTCTCCGCGTTCGGCATCTCGGGCACCAACGCGCACGTCGTGCTGGAGGCGGACACCCCGCCGCCCGACGAGCCGCGGACGACCGGGGAGAAGGCGCTGATTCCGCTGGCCGTGTCCGGCCGGGGGCCGGAAGCCCTCGCGGAGCAGGCGAGGCGGCTGTCCGCGCTGCTGGACGGCGGGACCGATCCGGTGGACATCGGCTGGTCCCTGGTCACCACGCGCTCGCCGCAATCCCACCGGGCCGTGGCCCTCGGCCGGGACCGCGCCGAGCTGGCCGCCGGACTCACCGCCCTGGCGAGCGGCACCTCCACACCATCGGTGGTCTCCGCCGTGGCCGCCGGCCAGGACCCGCGCCCCGTCTTCGTCTTCCCCGGCCAGGGCTCCAGCTGGGCCGGGATGGGACGCGCGCTGATCGAGTCCTCGCCCGTGTTCGCGGCCTCGATGGCCGAGTGCGCGCGGGCGATGGCCGCCGAGGCCGACTGGGACCTGCTGGAGGTGCTCGGCCAGGAGGACATGCTGCGGCGGGCCGACGTCGTCCAGCCCGCCCTGTTCGCGGTCATGGTGTCGCTGGCCCGGCTGTGGGAGTCCTACGGCGTCACCCCGGCCGCCGTGGTCGGGCACTCCCTCGGCGAGTACGCCGCCGCGTGCGTGGCGGGCGCGCTGACCGTCGAACAGGCGGCGGTCGCGGTCGTGCGACGCGGCCGGGTGATCGCCGACCGGCTGTCCGGCGACCATGGAGTGCTGTCCGTTCCGCTCGCCGCCGAACACGTCCGCTTCGACGGCGTCGAGATCGCCGCGTTCAACGGGCCCTCGTCCACGGTGGTCGCCGGGGCCAACAGCGCACTCGAGCGCGTGCTGGAAGCCGTGCCCACGGCCAAACGGGTGCCGATGGACTACGCCTCGCACACCTCCGCCGTCGAGACGGCCGAGGACGCGCTGCTCGCGGAGCTGGCCGGACTGAGCCCGAAGGGCGCCGACGTCCCGTTCTACTCCACGGTCACCGGGGGGAGGCTGGACACCGCGGCCCTCGACGCGTCCTACTGGTACCGCAATCTGCGCAACCCGGTGCTGTTCGAGACGGCCGGCCGTCGGCTGATCGAGGACGGGCACACGGTGTTCATCGAGATGAGCCCGCGCCCGCTGCTGGCGGCGGCCCTGCACCAGACGGCGGAAGCGCTGGACCAGCAGGTGCACACCGTCGCGTCGCTGCGCCGCGACGACGGCGACATGGACCGCTTCCTGCGCTCGCTCGCCGACGCGCACACCCGCGGCGTGGCGGTGGACTGGAGCCCCGCGCTGCCCGGTGGCAGGACTGTCGCGCTGCCGACGTACGCCTTCCAGCGCAAGCGGTTCTGGCCGACGGCCCGGCCACCGCGGCGCCCCGGCCAGACACATCCGCTGCTGGGCCCCGCCGAAGAGCTCGCGGGCTCCTCGGACGTGGTGTTCACCAGCACCCTCTCCACCCGGACCCACCCATGGCTTGCCGACCATGTGGTGCGGGACTCGGTGCTGCTGCCGGGCACCGCGTTCCTGGAGATGGCGGTCCGGGCCGCCGACGAGACCGGCTGCCATGCAGTCGCCGAACTCGTCCTGGAGGCGCCGCTCGTACTGACCGGCGGCGACATCCGGATCCAGCTGACGGTGCACGGCCCCGACGCGTCGGGGGACCGGCCGTTCTCCGTGCACAGCCGGGGCGAGCACGACTGGGCGCGACACGCCACCGGCCGCCTCTCGGCGGTGGCGTCGCCGGTTCCTCCGGCCACACCGGTGTTGCCGCCCGACGCCGAACCGCTCGCACTGGACGACTTCTACGGTGAACTCGACGGCGCCGGCTACCGGTACGGCGAGTCGTTCCGCGGCATGCGCGCGGCCTGGCGGTCGGGTGACGAGCTGTTCGCCGAGGTCGCCCTGGCCGACGCGGTCCCCACCGACGGGTTCCAGCTGCATCCCGCGCTGCTGGACGCGGCCTGCCAGGCGATGACGCTGGCCGGCGGGGACGAGCCGGGGCTGCCGTTCCTGTGGTCCGACGCCGAACTGCACGCACACGGAGCGCGGGAG
This genomic interval from Streptomyces asiaticus contains the following:
- a CDS encoding type I polyketide synthase is translated as MPNEDELLNHLRWVTAELHEARKRLKEHEAAAREPLAIVGMACRYPGGISSPEELWQLVADERDAITPLPTDRGWTLDGLLDDDPASRGKSYAGHGGFLTEGDWFDAEHFGISPREALATDPQHRVLLELAWEALERSGIAPDSLRGSRTGVFTGVMYHNYVDRLTSVPDELEGYLGTGNSGGVASGRIAYTLGLEGPAMTLDTTCSSSLVALHLAGESLRRGECDLALAGGATQMFTPAAFVEFSRQRGLAVDGRCKSFGEGADGTGFSEGAGLVVLERLSDAVASGRRVLAVVRGSAVNQDGASNGLTAPSGVAQERVIRAALVSGGLSVGDVDVVEGHGTGTVLGDPIEAGALVGTYGRRVGGEPLWLGSVKSNIGHAQAAAGVAGVIKMVMALRCGVLPRSLHVDVPSSKVEWGSVRVLTEARAWPVVDRPRRAAVSSFGASGTNAHLILEQAEPEPAARPEALGSGTMPSRPDNAVVPLVLTASTPAALRAQAERLLDVVDHDLTDLARALSTTRATLRTRAVSVVGTVAQARAALRAVADGQPSADVVTGTARAETHDVVFVFPGQGSQWVGMAAELWESSPVFAEAMEECAGAMAPFVDWSLADVLGDEKALARVDVVQPVLFAVMVSLARLWRSFGVEPAAVVGHSQGEIAAACVAGALSLEDAARVVCVRSRLIAQELAGHGGMMSLPLPLAEVEDLIASRDAELSIAAVNGPLSVVVSGAPEDLDELMSHCARQDVRARRIDVDYASHSAQVDILADELLRALDTITPRQATVPFFSTVTGRFEPTAALDAEYWLRNLRHPVRLDSAVRGLADAGFDTFIEVSSHPVVLPGVQDTLAELDVPATTVGTLRRRSGGMDQFLRALSAAFAGGAAVDFGPLWADRPPAFVDLPTYAFQRERYWLTDAGGGDVSTVGLAGAGHGLLGAVLEVAETGDTVLTGSLSVDSHPWLVDHTVLGSVMFPGAGFVEMVLRAADEADCGRVEELTLHTPLVFEGHERVDVQVAVGGDRAGRREVTVHSHAAGSSTAWVLHATATVAREPVPAPPGWEAWPPPGAVEADLGDFYDALAADGLRYGPMFQGVRRVWRDGEVRYAEIALPEGATPEGFVLHPVLLDAALQVMAHGSLAEGETFLPFTWSDISVSASGARALRMRMEPRGDSGVSLLATDSLGVQVLAIGEVVTMKLPAGRPMSTHRGSTAKLLRVDWVPAPADTRVLMPVDTSPPPRTAVLPGWPEPMEPAPSPFDGLDAHPYTGLDTLAAAMGTGTAPDVVLLPLVPRSGDAVADGYELTGHAMAAIQSWLSDDTFADATLAFVTRGAFPAGQRRGPDPAAAAAAGFIRSAQSEHPGRFLVIDLDPDADPPLLPPAAVIPGDEPVVAVRGDGLFVPRLAEHAPLPALTVPADTEAWSVDLDSADTLDDLGIVPAPDALAPLTEGQVRLSVRAMGVNFREVLVALDVVPGGDRPAGGEAAGVVTEVGPGVTGFSVGDRVMGLVTGAYAGPVAVADHRTLVPLPTGWTYAQGAAAPVAFLTAYYGLTDLGGVRPGDRVLIHAAAGGVGMAAVRIARHLGAEVFATAGPAKWSEVRAAGVSASHLASSRTTRFEHAFREVLGEHRIDVVLNSLTGEFVDASLRLTAEGGRFLEMGKTDIRDADEIGLHHPSVRYRAFDLVLDAGADRIQAMLAELAALIGQGALTPLPVRAWDVRRAAEALRYVSQARHVGKVVLTVPRPWDPAGTVLLTGASGTLGGVLARHLVAERGVRHLLLLSRRGKEAETAAALEAELTALGASSVTFAACDVADREAVRGVLAAIPPRRPLTAVVHAAGALSDGLVGSLGRPDVDAVFRPKADGAAVLDELTRPHDLAGFVMFSSAAGVTGNAGQANYAAANAFLDALAEHRAAEGLPAQSLAWGLWADTSDLTATLSETGRARIARSGVRALSAAAALDLFDQAVSRDEALLLPIDVDPSGEAEPPPLWRNLVRRRVRRVVAATPVAETSTAGLLADVPAAERVQVLTDLVRAHTAAVLGHDADRVDPLRAFGEIGFDSLSAVELRNRLNAATGLRLPATTVFSNPNPQALARKLAAELFPEADAPGTDAPQADVAWEQAGEERMRDGALTDVDIDGLGVEELMSLALGTAEPHTSEG